The region AGGCTGTATTAGGTTTAGCATTACATTTAAAGAAACCCATTTTAATGTTAACCGATGCCGATTATATAGAAAACGGAATGAGCGATTTATTAGCCGATTCTGGACCAGCCTACGATATAAACATCAAGATTTTTAACAGGTTGCAAAACACCATAACCGGATGGCCTGGAGGAAAACCTAATGCCGATGATTCTAAACGTCCCGAACGCGCAGAGCCAGCTAAGAAACGCGTACTAATATTTAGTCCGCACCCAGATGACGATGTGATCAGTATGGGAGGAACTTTTAAACGATTACAAGAACAAGGTCACGAAGTGCATATTGGGTATCAAACCTCAGGAAACATAGCCGTATCGGACGATGAAGCCTTACGATTTGCAGGTTTTGTATGCGATTACAATGCCAAATTTGGCATAGAAAGTACAGAAGCAGAAAACATTTATAAAAAAGCCATAGCGTTTTTAGAGAATAAAAAAGGGAGTGAGATAGACATCCCGGAAGTACGCTATATAAAAGGATTAATACGAAAAGGAGAAGCACATGCTGCAGCAAAATTTATAGGCTTACCAGATGCTCACATCCATTTTATGGAAATGCCATTCTATGAAACAGGAGCCATAGAAAAGAAACCTTTAGGCGAGGATGATATAGAGATAACAATGGCCTTAATCGATAAGATAAAGCCACATCAAATTTATGCAGCAGGCGATTTAGCCGATCCACACGGGACCCATAAAGTGTGTTTAGACGCCATATTTACAGCCGTAAAAGCGCTAAAACCAAAAAAGTATATGAAAGACTGTTGGGTTTGGTTATACCGAGGGGCATGGCAAGAGTGGAATGTAGATGAGATAGAGATGGCAGTACCAATGAGTCCGGATCAAGTGTTAGAAAAGCGTCATGGAATATTTAAGCATCAATCGCAAAAAGATGGTGTGGTGTTTCAGGGATCAGACAGCAGAGAATTCTGGCAACGAGCAGAAGACCGAAACCGCGAAACAGCAGAGATCTATCATCAATTAGGTTTAGCACACTACGCTGCTATGGAAGCCTTTGTGAGGTGGCATTTTTAGAGTGTTTATCTTATAAATTAAAAAGCCGAGAAATAATTTCTCGGCTTTTTTTATTTGTAAAAATTCATAATATCAATATAATGTGCTACAGGGTCTGAAAGTAAAGGTTTACAGTTTTTTCCATCTCGTATGGCTTGTCTAATAAAGGTTGAAGATATTTCAACAATAGGAGCGTCTATAAGATGTATTTTAGGGTGATTTTTAAGTGTTGTTTCAGTTTGATCTTTTGTAATTCTGGGGTACACATAAAGCTCGTGGTTTTCTAAAATTATATCGCTGTTTTTCCATTTATGAAATCCTTTTAAATTATCTTCACCCATAATTAAAGAAAACTTATGTTTAGGATATTTTTCTAAAAGATAAGTAAGCGTATTAATGGTGTAACTAGGTTGAGGTAATTTAAACTCTATATCACTAACATCAAGTTTTTCATAATCTTTTATGGCTTGATATACCATTTCGTATCTATGGTGATTATCCAATAGAGTACTTTTTTTCTTAAAGGGATTATGAGGTGTAACAACTAACCAAATTTGCTCTAAATCGCTGTATTCGGCCATGTGGTTTGCAATAATTAAATGTCCTGTATGTATAGGGTTAAAAGTGCCGAAGTAAAGCCCGATTTTCATGAAATACTAATCTTTATTAATGAATTCAGAAACCACTTTCTCTGCTTCGACAAGTGCGTGTTCTAAGGTGTCGTTTTCTATAATACAGTCAAAAAGTGGTGCTGTTGCTAATTCTGCTGAAGCTTTTGCAACGCGCATGTTAATTTTGTCTTCAGATT is a window of Formosa sediminum DNA encoding:
- the nadD gene encoding nicotinate (nicotinamide) nucleotide adenylyltransferase; translated protein: MKIGLYFGTFNPIHTGHLIIANHMAEYSDLEQIWLVVTPHNPFKKKSTLLDNHHRYEMVYQAIKDYEKLDVSDIEFKLPQPSYTINTLTYLLEKYPKHKFSLIMGEDNLKGFHKWKNSDIILENHELYVYPRITKDQTETTLKNHPKIHLIDAPIVEISSTFIRQAIRDGKNCKPLLSDPVAHYIDIMNFYK
- the nagB gene encoding glucosamine-6-phosphate deaminase; amino-acid sequence: MLKSSIDKATGFEKRFENIGTVVYEDSNSGSKAVAKEIAELIQVKASQKQPCILGLATGSSPKGLYAELVRLHKEEGLSFKNVISFNLDEYYPMEPDSVNSYVRFMNELLFNHVDILPENCHIPDGTLAKEEIADYCDAYESKIEALGGIDLQILGIGGNGHIGFNESGSLQNSKTRLVALDHITRVAASSDFLGLNNTPRTAITLGVKKIMEAQRVILMAWGEGKSNIIKQSVEGQVTNLVPASFLQEHDNVTFVLDKESSSKLTRVNTPWLVEKIEWTDKLVRKAVLGLALHLKKPILMLTDADYIENGMSDLLADSGPAYDINIKIFNRLQNTITGWPGGKPNADDSKRPERAEPAKKRVLIFSPHPDDDVISMGGTFKRLQEQGHEVHIGYQTSGNIAVSDDEALRFAGFVCDYNAKFGIESTEAENIYKKAIAFLENKKGSEIDIPEVRYIKGLIRKGEAHAAAKFIGLPDAHIHFMEMPFYETGAIEKKPLGEDDIEITMALIDKIKPHQIYAAGDLADPHGTHKVCLDAIFTAVKALKPKKYMKDCWVWLYRGAWQEWNVDEIEMAVPMSPDQVLEKRHGIFKHQSQKDGVVFQGSDSREFWQRAEDRNRETAEIYHQLGLAHYAAMEAFVRWHF